A single genomic interval of Sander lucioperca isolate FBNREF2018 chromosome 9, SLUC_FBN_1.2, whole genome shotgun sequence harbors:
- the aire gene encoding autoimmune regulator isoform X2 yields the protein MPNYPYNVTASMNEFSGRNQCSGAELLSMGEVCGVCHIEGGDLTHCLQCLQRFHEHCHDSNVLVFARGRSICSSCSRPWGNSAEREVESSKGLQLAPVVQNTVGHDQSSSVLGPILHKDDLDSILGDGSIDGILQWAFHNISRPLPDSQGYYQ from the exons ATGCCCAACTACCCTTACAA TGTCACAGCGTCTATGAATGAGTTCAGTGGGAGAAACCAG TGCTCAGGCGCAGAGCTGCTCAGTATGGGGGAGGTGTGTGGTGTTTGTCACATAGAAGGAGGAGACCTTACTCACTGCCTCCAGTGTTTGCAGCGCTTCCACGAACACTGCCATGACTCCAA TGTGCTTGTGTTTGCTAGAGGGAGATCCATCTGCTCGTCCTGCTCCCGGCCCTGGGGCAACTCTGCAGAGAGGGAGGTGGAATCATCCAAAGGCTTACAG CTCGCCCCAGTGGTTCAAAACACAGTAGGTCATGATCAGAGCTCCTCTGTCCTTGGGCCCATCCTCCATAAAGATGATCTGGACTCCATCCTGGGAGAC GGCTCCATTGACGGCATCTTGCAGTGGGCTTTCCACAACATCTCTCGGCCTCTTCCAGACTCTCAAGGATACTACCAGTGA
- the aire gene encoding autoimmune regulator isoform X1, which translates to MPNYPYNVTASMNEFSGRNQCSGAELLSMGEVCGVCHIEGGDLTHCLQCLQRFHEHCHDSNVLVFARGRSICSSCSRPWGNSAEREVESSKGLQLAPVVQNTVGHDQSSSVLGPILHKDDLDSILGDQGSIDGILQWAFHNISRPLPDSQGYYQ; encoded by the exons ATGCCCAACTACCCTTACAA TGTCACAGCGTCTATGAATGAGTTCAGTGGGAGAAACCAG TGCTCAGGCGCAGAGCTGCTCAGTATGGGGGAGGTGTGTGGTGTTTGTCACATAGAAGGAGGAGACCTTACTCACTGCCTCCAGTGTTTGCAGCGCTTCCACGAACACTGCCATGACTCCAA TGTGCTTGTGTTTGCTAGAGGGAGATCCATCTGCTCGTCCTGCTCCCGGCCCTGGGGCAACTCTGCAGAGAGGGAGGTGGAATCATCCAAAGGCTTACAG CTCGCCCCAGTGGTTCAAAACACAGTAGGTCATGATCAGAGCTCCTCTGTCCTTGGGCCCATCCTCCATAAAGATGATCTGGACTCCATCCTGGGAGAC CAGGGCTCCATTGACGGCATCTTGCAGTGGGCTTTCCACAACATCTCTCGGCCTCTTCCAGACTCTCAAGGATACTACCAGTGA
- the aire gene encoding autoimmune regulator isoform X4 has product MPNYPYNVTASMNEFSGRNQCSGAELLSMGEVCGVCHIEGGDLTHCLQCLQRFHEHCHDSKGRSICSSCSRPWGNSAEREVESSKGLQLAPVVQNTVGHDQSSSVLGPILHKDDLDSILGDGSIDGILQWAFHNISRPLPDSQGYYQ; this is encoded by the exons ATGCCCAACTACCCTTACAA TGTCACAGCGTCTATGAATGAGTTCAGTGGGAGAAACCAG TGCTCAGGCGCAGAGCTGCTCAGTATGGGGGAGGTGTGTGGTGTTTGTCACATAGAAGGAGGAGACCTTACTCACTGCCTCCAGTGTTTGCAGCGCTTCCACGAACACTGCCATGACTCCAA AGGGAGATCCATCTGCTCGTCCTGCTCCCGGCCCTGGGGCAACTCTGCAGAGAGGGAGGTGGAATCATCCAAAGGCTTACAG CTCGCCCCAGTGGTTCAAAACACAGTAGGTCATGATCAGAGCTCCTCTGTCCTTGGGCCCATCCTCCATAAAGATGATCTGGACTCCATCCTGGGAGAC GGCTCCATTGACGGCATCTTGCAGTGGGCTTTCCACAACATCTCTCGGCCTCTTCCAGACTCTCAAGGATACTACCAGTGA
- the aire gene encoding autoimmune regulator isoform X3: protein MPNYPYNVTASMNEFSGRNQCSGAELLSMGEVCGVCHIEGGDLTHCLQCLQRFHEHCHDSKGRSICSSCSRPWGNSAEREVESSKGLQLAPVVQNTVGHDQSSSVLGPILHKDDLDSILGDQGSIDGILQWAFHNISRPLPDSQGYYQ from the exons ATGCCCAACTACCCTTACAA TGTCACAGCGTCTATGAATGAGTTCAGTGGGAGAAACCAG TGCTCAGGCGCAGAGCTGCTCAGTATGGGGGAGGTGTGTGGTGTTTGTCACATAGAAGGAGGAGACCTTACTCACTGCCTCCAGTGTTTGCAGCGCTTCCACGAACACTGCCATGACTCCAA AGGGAGATCCATCTGCTCGTCCTGCTCCCGGCCCTGGGGCAACTCTGCAGAGAGGGAGGTGGAATCATCCAAAGGCTTACAG CTCGCCCCAGTGGTTCAAAACACAGTAGGTCATGATCAGAGCTCCTCTGTCCTTGGGCCCATCCTCCATAAAGATGATCTGGACTCCATCCTGGGAGAC CAGGGCTCCATTGACGGCATCTTGCAGTGGGCTTTCCACAACATCTCTCGGCCTCTTCCAGACTCTCAAGGATACTACCAGTGA
- the aire gene encoding autoimmune regulator isoform X5: protein MNEFSGRNQCSGAELLSMGEVCGVCHIEGGDLTHCLQCLQRFHEHCHDSKGRSICSSCSRPWGNSAEREVESSKGLQLAPVVQNTVGHDQSSSVLGPILHKDDLDSILGDVSEAQLHQGSIDGILQWAFHNISRPLPDSQGYYQ from the exons ATGAATGAGTTCAGTGGGAGAAACCAG TGCTCAGGCGCAGAGCTGCTCAGTATGGGGGAGGTGTGTGGTGTTTGTCACATAGAAGGAGGAGACCTTACTCACTGCCTCCAGTGTTTGCAGCGCTTCCACGAACACTGCCATGACTCCAA AGGGAGATCCATCTGCTCGTCCTGCTCCCGGCCCTGGGGCAACTCTGCAGAGAGGGAGGTGGAATCATCCAAAGGCTTACAG CTCGCCCCAGTGGTTCAAAACACAGTAGGTCATGATCAGAGCTCCTCTGTCCTTGGGCCCATCCTCCATAAAGATGATCTGGACTCCATCCTGGGAGACGTGAGCGAGGCTCAGTTACAT CAGGGCTCCATTGACGGCATCTTGCAGTGGGCTTTCCACAACATCTCTCGGCCTCTTCCAGACTCTCAAGGATACTACCAGTGA